From Acropora muricata isolate sample 2 chromosome 14, ASM3666990v1, whole genome shotgun sequence, one genomic window encodes:
- the LOC136897737 gene encoding uncharacterized protein → MDDERIKAELLKHNIDWIRNPAMASNFGGAWERQIRSVRNIMAALMKQHGHSLDDESLQTLLCEVEAVVNSRPLTTESLTDPLSPLPLTPSTLLTGKTKLILPPPGKFQREDIYCKRRCRRVQHVANEFWSRWSKEYLQSLQARQKWTLQRRNFTEGDIVLLKDDNTCRNKWPMGRVIGARRDHQGQVKSVTVQPATESVLSRPINKLVLLLESPEDRPGIPDEEPFMYQEHDVRALC, encoded by the coding sequence ATGGATGATGAGAGGATAAAGGCAGAGTTGCTTAAGCACAACATCGATTGGATCAGAAACCCTGCTATGGCAAGCAACTTTGGAGGTGCATGGGAACGACAAATACGATCAGTACGGAACATTATGGCAGCGCTTATGAAGCAACATGGTCACAGCTTAGACGACGAATCGCTGCAGACTCTGCTATGTGAAGTCGAAGCCGTTGTAAACAGTCGCCCTCTTACTACTGAGTCCTTAACTGACCCACTGTCTCCCTTGCCACTAACGCCAAGTACACTTCTCACCGGCAAGACCAAACTTATTCTTCCTCCTccagggaagtttcaaagagAAGATATTTATTGCAAGCGACGTTGCAGGCGTGTACAGCATGTTGCAAACGAGTTCTGGAGCAGATGGAGCAAGGAATACCTACAGAGTCTACAAGCAAGACAAAAGTGGACACTGCAGAGAAGGAACTTCACTGAAGGCGATATCGTTCTCTTGAAGGACGACAACACTTGCAGAAACAAGTGGCCCATGGGTAGGGTCATTGGTGCACGTCGAGATCATCAAGGACAAGTCAAATCAGTAACAGTCCAGCCTGCAACTGAATCAGTGTTGAGTCGACCGATTAACAAACTTGTCCTGTTACTAGAATCACCCGAGGATAGACCGGGGATCCCTGACGAGGAGCCATTTATGTATCAGGAACATGATGTGCGGGCACTTTGTTAA
- the LOC136899563 gene encoding patched domain-containing protein 3-like: MMRIAVKSDTQVANESGKKAGCTKSDTCKSTASGLHKLSCHNVYSSWLSFCNRLHSSLEKLFGTMGEFISNRPSTVIVFVVVLVGICSVGFLWLNPEGRAAELFVPQNSKAVQDLNEANNFFPMKLRKEEVIIAAKDEGNVLEIKYLKEALQVHKAIENLTGYTDICLTRSGHKARSREFCMAINPLEIFDFSEANFVNITAKINAASTCPGIVTMSNGRPSCQNMPKMFGGMKRQKSTEVLSAQALKITYLVKEPSSDEERDQVEAWEDSFVKKLLSLRDDLSSVTLYISAEKSLDDAIAASSSSDIRFFALTFTVMLQFASFMVGKLFRNPLTGHSLLAFGGTFSVGLGILAGFSLAMLIRTPFISIVGVLPFLVTGIGLDDMFIIVDHLDRQERHLKVPMTVRKVMSETGVTVTMTTLTDLVAFAVSSSSQFPSIAYFCTYAALTISCAFLMIVSVFVALLSFDVRRIKANRRNCLPLCFASAPKEGQPPWDEPRPQASNRLMERWGKFLMRPLTKALVLVISLGLLAGGIYATLHIDQEFDRSLLAKDDSYYKAFLKIEHEYFRLPTEASVVLSGNVQYSKLSTQNEVIRLSEIVAENKYFKEDTITWMGSFLKYCRDQNKTCDGECFMGNLKLFLNTSQFSYFKGDIKFDQNENDIEATRMIVFMKSSSSSIYRKDGMLSIREDLSSKSKLPVYVASASFTFLEQYAVIVSETIRNLSIASLIILLVTAPFLVNLSVSLLVFFGFVSLIFELFGMMWLWGVSLNSISMINLVMAIGFAVDYSAHVAHAFVVAPGGSAEKRVIDALTHVGASVLLGGASTLVGIGMTALSKSEIFQIFFKMFFSMIVLGLLHGLCILPVHLSIFHRLTTFTHAKNSGALCDGDDDRDSRLKEGNINPGVEVETELRDNHVEQSANAIPSKTEELNSAQLKDSTGDEYSVGPSDTRDSHPACLSTSKSQGEECNEEDHNYSPWASDTRI, translated from the exons ATGATGAGAATTGCTGTCAAATCAGACACCCAAGTTGCAAATGAGAGTGGCAAGAAAGCCGGTTGCACTAAGAGCGACACCTGCAAATCGACGGCCTCAGG GTTGCATAAACTTAGCTGTCATAACGTTTATTCGTCGTGGCTGTCTTTCTGCAACCGGCTCCACAGCAGTTTGGAAAAACTCTTTGGGACTATGGGAGAGTTCATAAGCAACCGCCCTTCAACGGTGATAGTATTTGTTGTTGTGCTGGTAGGGATATGTTCAGTTGGTTTCTTGTGGTTAAATCCTGAAGGTAGAGCAGCTGAGCTCTTTGTACCCCAGAACAGCAAAGCTGTTCAGGACCTGAACGAGGCCAACAACTTTTTTCCGATGAAACTTCGTAAAGAAGAAGTGATTATTGCTGCTAAAGATGAAGGCAACGTCCTTGAAATTAAATATCTCAAAGAAGCCCTACAGGTGCACAAGGCGATTGAAAACTTGACAGGCTATACTGACATATGCCTAACAAGGTCTGGACATAAAGCAAGATCAAGAGAATTCTGTATGGCTATCAATCCTTTAGAGATTTTTGACTTCAGTGAGGCAAACTTTGTTAACATCACAGCAAAAATAAACGCGGCTTCAACCTGTCCAGGAATTGTGACCATGAGTAATGGTCGACCATCCTGCCAAAACATGCCTAAAATGTTTGGGGGCATGAAGAGACAGAAATCCACTGAAGTCCTGAGTGCACAAGCATTGAAGATCACGTATCTTGTCAAAGAGCCTAGTAGTGATGAAGAGAGAGATCAAGTCGAAGCCTGGGAAGATTCATTTGTCAAAAAACTTTTGTCTCTCCGAGATGACTTGTCCAGTGTTACGCTTTACATTTCCGCCGAGAAGAGTTTGGACGATGCCATTGCTGCGAGCAGTTCATCCGACATCCGTTTCTTTGCCCTTACGTTTACTGTCATGTTGCAGTTTGCTAGTTTTATGGTTGGAAAACTTTTCCGGAATCCTTTGACTGGACACTCTCTGCTTGCTTTTGGTGGTACCTTCTCTGTGGGTCTTGGTATCTTAGCTGGGTTTTCTTTAGCGATGTTGATACGAACCCCTTTCATAAGTATTGTGGGTGTCCTGCCCTTTCTTGTCACTGGCATTGGTCTTGATGACATGTTCATCATTGTGGACCACTTGGATCGCCAGGAGCGCCATTTGAAAGTGCCCATGACAGTGCGTAAAGTGATGTCTGAAACTGGAGTGACAGTTACCATGACGACACTTACTGACCTGGTCGCGTTTGCCGTCAGTAGCTCGTCTCAGTTTCCCTCCATCGCTTACTTCTGCACCTATGCTGCTTTAACAATCAGTTGTGCATTTCTCATGATAGTGAGCGTCTTTGTAGCCCTGCTATCGTTCGACGTGCGAAGGATAAAAGCAAATCGGCGGAATTGCCTTCCACTTTGTTTTGCGTCTGCCCCAAAAGAGGGGCAACCTCCATGGGATGAACCACGCCCCCAAGCATCGAACAGATTGATGGAAAGGTGGGGAAAGTTTCTCATGCGTCCACTAACGAAGGCTTTGGTTTTAGTCATCTCGCTTGGCTTATTGGCAGGAGGAATATACGCCACCCTTCACATAGATCAAGAATTTGACCGATCCTTATTAGCCAAAGACGATTCGTACTACAAAGCCTTCCTAAAAATTGAGCATGAATATTTCAGACTTCCCACAGAAGCGAGTGTTGTTTTAAGTGGAAATGTGCAATACAGCAAGTTGTCTACACAGAATGAAGTTATCAGGCTTTCAGAAATAGTGGCAGAGAACAAGTACTTTAAGGAAGACACAATTACATGGATGGGCTCCTTCTTGAAGTATTGTAGAGATCAGAACAAAACTTGCGATGGTGAATGCTTTATGGGTAATTTGAAACTGTTCCTGAACACCTCTCAGTTTAGTTACTTTAAAGGAGACATCAAATTTGACCAGAACGAGAATGATATTGAAGCCACACGCATGATTGTTTTCATGAAAAGTTCTTCAAGCTCGATTTACAGAAAAGATGGAATGCTGTCCATACGTGAAGATCTTTCCAGTAAGTCCAAGTTACCTGTTTACGTCGCCTCTGCATCCTTCACTTTCCTTGAACAGTACGCAGTCATAGTTTCTGAAACAATTCGTAATCTTTCCATTGCATCGCTTATAATTCTCCTTGTTACTGCTCCATTTCTGGTCAATTTAAGTGTTTCGCTCTTGGTCTTCTTTGGTTTTGTGTCTTTGATTTTTGAGTTGTTTGGCATGATGTGGCTGTGGGGTGTCTCCCTTAACTCGATCTCCATGATTAATTTGGTCATGGCTATTGGCTTTGCTGTTGACTACAGTGCCCACGTGGCTCATGCCTTTGTTGTTGCACCTGGCGGCTCAGCTGAGAAGAGAGTTATTGATGCACTCACTCATGTCGGAGCTAGTGTTCTATTAGGAG gTGCCAGCACACTTGTCGGAATAGGAATGACAGCCCTATCCAAGTCAGAGATCTTTCAGATCTTTTTCAAGATGTTCTTCAGCATGATCGTCCTTGGCCTTCTCCATGGGCTATGCATCCTGCCAGTCCATTTGTCAATTTTCCACAGGCTCACCACCTTTACCCATGCAAAGAACAGTGGTGCATTgtgtgatggtgatgatgatagaGATTCCCGTTTGAAGGAAGGCAACATAAACCCAGGGGTGGAGGTCGAGACAGAACTCCGTGACAATCATGTGGAACAATCTGCCAATGCCATACCTTCAAAGACTGAGGAACTCAATAGCGCTCAATTGAAAG ACTCGACCGGAGATGAATACTCTGTTGGCCCTAGTGATACCCGCGATTCTCATCCAGCCTGCTTATCAACAAGCAAATCCCAGGGAGAGGAATGTAACGAAGAGGACCACAATTATTCACCTTGGGCTAGTGACACGAGGATTTAA
- the LOC136897735 gene encoding uncharacterized protein: MIATQQARSLLPSDEPPTFSGDVMSYPGFIAAFETLIESKVDNSSELSHFLDQYTSGKAKELIKGCLQMKSGDSYKEARRLLKKHFGDPYKIASAYIAKLSNWPAVRPNDGTGLQEFSTALEQARNAMTGMQYMNGLNAANVLRQLWEKLPRYLCGKWTERVSKIRNTSQQVASFNDFSEFVSQQAD, translated from the coding sequence ATGATTGCCACACAACAGGCGAGAAGTCTCTTACCTAGCGACGAGCCACCTACGTTCTCTGGAGATGTCATGTCATATCCAGGATTCATAGCGGCCTTTGAAACTCTCATAGAATCTAAGGTAGATAATTCTAGCGAGCTCTCGCATTTTTTGGATCAGTACACTAGTGGGAAGGCAAAGGAACTGATCAAGGGCTGTTTACAAATGAAGAGTGGAGACTCGTACAAGGAAGCTAGACGACTTTTGAAGAAACACTTTGGCGACCCATACAAGATTGCTAGTGCATACATTGCTAAACTATCGAACTGGCCAGCCGTAAGACCTAATGATGGAACAGGGTTACAAGAATTCTCTACTGCCCTCGAACAGGCAAGGAACGCCATGACAGGCATGCAATACATGAATGGCTTGAACGCAGCTAACGTTCTTCGCCAGTTATGGGAGAAGCTGCCGAGATACCTTTGCGGTAAATGGACGGAGAGAGTAAGCAAGATAAGGAACACCAGTCAACAGGTAGCCAGTTTCAATGATTTCTCCGAATTTGTATCTCAGCAAGCCGACTAA
- the LOC136897736 gene encoding uncharacterized protein, with protein sequence MFFQVKVKKEDQNFFRFLWWSNGDLTQEPQEHCMTVPLFGAGSSPGCSNFALKRTAEDGEREFGARAAQALKKNLYVDDALKSVPTEKDAIELIQAVKGMCSKGRFNLTKFVSNIREVMMSVPPEDRAKEIKDLSIDKLPIERALGVHWCIESGAFKFRIELKDKPCTRRGILATISTIFDPLGLIAPVVLVGKQILQEICHGKDWDEPIDGEVLAKWERWRSQLPLLKQLDIARNFKPLHFGRIVTAQLHNISDASQTGHGQCSHIRSVDENGRIHCSLVLGKARVAPLRSVTIPRLELTAATVSVRVANVLKEELD encoded by the coding sequence ATGTTCTTCCAAGTCAAGGTAAAGAAGGAGGATCAGAATTTCTTCCGCTTCCTGTGGTGGTCAAATGGAGACTTAACTCAAGAACCTCAAGAGCACTGCATGACAGTGCCTCTCTTCGGAGCTGGCTCATCACCAGGTTGTTCTAACTTTGCTCTGAAACGCACAGCCGAAGACGGTGAAAGGGAGTTTGGTGCAAGAGCTGCCCAAGCACTAAAGAAAAACTTATACGTTGATGATGCACTAAAATCGGTTCCTACAGAAAAGGACGCCATAGAACTCATACAAGCTGTTAAAGGGATGTGTTCAAAGGGAAGATTTAACCTCACAAAGTTCGTCAGCAACATTCGAGAAGTGATGATGTCGGTACCGCCTGAAGATAGAGCAAAGGAAATCAAAGACTTAAGCATTGACAAGTTACCAATAGAGAGAGCGCTGGGCGTACACTGGTGTATAGAGTCAGGTGCATTTAAGTTCAGAATTGAGTTGAAGGACAAGCCATGCACCCGCAGAGGTATACTGGCAACCATAAGCACAATCTTCGATCCACTAGGGCTTATTGCACCCGTTGTCCTTGTTGGAAAACAGATACTTCAAGAGATCTGTCATGGAAAAGACTGGGACGAGCCTATCGATGGAGAAGTTCTTGCCAAGTGGGAAAGATGGAGGAGTCAGTTACCGCTACTTAAGCAGCTCGACATCGCAAGAAACTTCAAGCCTCTTCATTTTGGAAGAATTGTTACCGCACAGTTACATAACATATCAGACGCATCACAAACTGGACATGGGCAATGCTCTCATATCAGATCGGTTGATGAAAACGGTAGGATCCATTGTTCTTTAGTACTGGGTAAAGCGCGTGTGGCACCATTGAGATCAGTAACTATCCCCAGACTTGAACTTACAGCAGCTACCGTGTCAGTAAGAGTTGCAAATGTACTGAAAGAAGAGTTGGATTAG